The DNA segment GgttgagagtcacatcttcccaCAGATTAACAAGTATGTCACAGCAACAACAGATGCCTTTGGCATCTTCACACATGTGCATACGAGTATAATCATATATTATAACTTGAATGGTAAAAATCTAACTTCAACTTTTACAACAATGTGCAAAAATATTTGCATTGTAAGTTGTTGAATTTAAGAATAAAGCTATATTGTCTTTAAAACACAGATAAGAACAatggctgtaaaaaaaaacagagatgatgCAAATAACATGAGACAAAGAGCAGAGATCACCGTGAATCTGCTGTGGAGCAGTGATGGAGATAAATGAGGGGAGGGTTCATAACCTTGAGCGATGCTTACAAAGGTGTTAATGTTTAAGCAGCGAAACAGCCACGCTTATGTTTAACAAGCTCATGCGgaagtgcaccacatggccaaaatgttgtggcTGGCATTATTTCACAATGCAAGTACACCTCACCTAATTTTCTCcaggtaaccactcatttgacacaaagacattccagaggtacccaaggatcctgcaGAGACACCTGTTAGCAGAAACATTGTATCAGGTTACTAATAGTGCCCAAGTCTCACAAGTCACTCAGTTATACAAAAAAAATGGATTTCTTTCATGTGATGCAGTTGTCAAAACTAAGTGGAATGTCCAGCTTGATTGCTTACAGTGCTTTATTATGACTAAGATTGACTTGTCCTTCAACTGTCAGTCttctaaaataaattcaaactttaaCACAGTGATACACAGGTTTGATTTACATGCACGGCTCAAAAAATTAAAGGTACATtttgaaaacacatcagatctcaatgggggggagaaaaaaaatcatgctggatATTTTTCCTGATATGGACTGGGTAATGTGTTAAGAAGTGAAAGGATGTCACATtgtttgatggaaatgaaaactgTCAACCAACAGAGGGCTGAAAGAAGACATCCTGAAAATCAACAACTCAAAATTATACTCCGTAGTTTGAGTGACCCCCATGTGCTTGTATGACAACGTCGGAGCATGCTCCTAATGAGATGATGCATGCTGTCCTGGGGATCAACTCCCAGATCTGTACCAGGACATCACTTAGCTTctggacagtctgaggtgcaacCTGGCAGTGTCGGATGGACCGAAACATAATGGCACAGAGGACTTCTATTGGATTTAGGTCAGGCGAGTGTGGTGGACAGTCAGTAGTGtcaattccttcatcctccaggaaaTGCCTGCATACTCTCACCACATGAGGCTGGGCACTGTCCtgcaccaggaggaacccaggacccactgcaccagCATAGGGTCTGACAGTGGGTCAAAGGATTTCATCCCAATACCTTAATAGCAGTAAGGGTGGTGCTGTCTAGCCTGCAGAGGTCTGTGCATCTTTCCAAGGATATGTCTCCCCAGACTATCACTGACCCACCACTAAACCAgtcatgctgaatgatgttgcaggcagcatcACATTCTCCACAGCGTCTCCAGACCCTTTGTGACATTTTGTgacaaaaacatcaaatttggcacacatattctaaactataagcactcagagagtgcaaacctccgccaaggctatGGGGTCACTGATACCAtgacatctacacgccgtggaatcattgaacctaaaaaagtctaacgatgtttgctcagtagtaaaaaaaagtttaatctgctgtgctgaagtgaaggttacaaatgatcttcttatggcctcagacagtggactcatctctgtgcttgttctgttagacctcagtgctgcttttgatactgttgaccataaaattttattacagagattagagcatgccataggtattaaaggcactgcgctgcggtggtttgaatcatatttatctaatagattacaatttgttcatgtaaatggggaatcttcttcacagaataaggttaattatggagttccacaaggttctgtgctaggaccaattttattcactttatacatgcttcccttaggcagtattattagacggctttgcttaaattttcattgttacgcagatgatacccagctttatctatccatgaagccagaggacacacaccaattagctaaactgcaggattgtcttacagacacaaggacatggatgacctctaatttcctgcttttaaactcagataaaactgaagttattgtacttggccccacaaatcttagaaacatggtgtctaaccagatccttactctggatggcattaccctgacctctagtaatactgtgagaaatcttggagtcatttttgatcaggatatgtcattcaaagcacatattaaacaaatatgtaagactgcttttttgcatttacgcaatatctctaaaattagaaaggtcttgtctcagagtgatgctgaaaaactaattcatgcatttatttcctctaggctggactattgtaattcattattatcaggttgtcctaaaagttccctgaaaagccttcagttaattcaaaatgctgcagctagagtactgacggggactagaaggagagagcatatctcacccatattggcctctcttcacttagactgctgggggttcccatgatgcactgagtgtttctttctctttttgctctgtatgcaccactctgcatttaatcattagtgattgatctctgctcccctccacagcatgtctttttcccagttctctccctcagccccaaccagtcccagcagaagactgcccctccctgagcctggttctgctggaggtttcttcctgttaaaagggagtttttccttcccactgttgccaagtgcttgctcacagggggtcgttttgtccgttggggtttttccgtaattattgtatggctttgccttacaatataaagcgccttggggcaactgtttgttgtgatttggcgctatataaataaaattgatttgatttgatttgatttgactggatagcatgtatccttagcgcttggcatcacagtttattgcaacttgcacctttcccagaagctactgtcatctgagcactgatattgatattgcatgtgcttatagacaaaaacaaataagagacaaaattaaatttattattcaactaaactgtaaatatatgaattttttaacatttatgaaaaacttctctaaataaataacagtaaattctgaaatagaactattttttaagtgttgcatgtgctacacaaggccatagggtcactgaccttaaagagattccctccttggcacagtgatctattcaacaattcagtgttccaaccaaaactatgatacacttttctttcctttatatttgacatatttgatcatgaaaacataccactagaacttggaatcacttttatgtctttattagttcaaaagttattgtataaaaacgatttttcggtaatggagGTTTtcctctggatctagctccataacatttgaagctacatcaaatctgatgacaccttactgaatcagtacaaattcagctacaatttggtattagttgtgcatctcttgcttcatttgtcacctcacactgacacattttctattttccctatatttttgcatattctggatcaccagatccggaatccgcatccgatcatcaccaaactttgttgtttgatagaacagttgactatgttacaccctaatttttttcaagcctttctgccttgtttttgtggagttagaaactagaatgtcaaaattccccttatcccacaatggtgaagaatcctttaaaaaaattcctagaTCCGGATGGTgagccggatcaccactaaaatttaatcacttgttcctcttgtcatttccaaccactccacaaaatttcatcaaaatccattcaaaaattttgagttatcctgctgacaaacagacagacagacaaacaaacaaacttgactgaaaacataacctccttggcggaggtaataagcaATGTTTCAGATGTGGATGCATCGTGGAGATGACCTCGAAACAGAATCAGAATAACCTTTAATCGCCAAGTatcaacaagaatacaaggaacttgacttcagtttgagctgtgttctctctgtacggcatgtgTAAATTAaatactaaacactgaataattcacaataataaaatgcacaaataaaaatgtgcaagtaaaataaaatgtgcaataagaaaaaaatgtgtgaaacagacagattgaagttgtacataaggtacatgaattagtgagttttatgGCAGGTTAAATTGCCATAAAACTCACTAATACGtacatatacctcatgtacaaatgacctacaggggtcaatttcaaatcaattaatttaatttatatagcgcgaaatcacaaaaaagctgcctcaaggcgcttcacacaaataaaggtttaaccttaccaacccctagagcaagcacacaggcgacagtgataaggaaaaactctctctgttgatattgaggaagaaacctcaagcagaccagactcaatggggtgacccactgcttgggccattctaacagttacaaggttgttacaaagttttacaaaggtgaagaaacagaaaacaggaattcaaaacatgacctaataacaaaagaatatgtatttgatgagaagtccatacaggtggttatgccacaggcaggggtcatccagcaggaCTCATGCCGTCAGTGGGCTTGTTCCCGCGGCAACATCCatttcaaatgcagactgcagtgtgcagtcTGTCACAGAAtatgtatagctttcaatatgatcggcacacttaaattttgacccctgtgtaattcttcattgacccctgtaggtcattagaggtcagctccaggatgcctccacatctgaaaataagcattagttaatttagaatatgtgtaacaaatttcatgctttagtcacaaaaatgcacaatcattttgcctatctgctgcactaagtggCCTTcacctgtaaaaccattcctgttttgggtGTCATCTCATTGTTGCCCTTCTAGTGCACCTATTATTAATTTCATTAACATCAAtgcagctgaaactgattaacaaccCCCTCTGACCACATCAATATCCTAGACAAACTGACTTGATGCTCTCAGTAAAGTGTTTATTTTAaaagtaattttatttttaaagtaatttaTTTACCCAGAGGACAAAATGATGTTGGTCCATGTTGAACTCTGACGTTGAGTCAGTGTAGAAAATATGTTAGATatgaaaatcaccagtgtaaaattaatactgacagtgttaaattaacactgccagtgtctaCATATTCCTCATTGACACAGTGTTGACCCATATAGACACTGTTAGTGTtactttaacactggtgattttgctgtgtagaaATCCTAACACTGGATCAACATAGATATTCACTGTATATACAATATTCaacttattttaataaatgttaaaatcaacaagTCACACATCTGCTActttgtgtaaataaataaatacacttccTATGGGTTTCTAACAGAAATTCAAAATGTATCAAAATACACAAGGACCCTAACCACATTTCAGAGCAGTATCAACGtcatattctgattctgatagatCAGGAGACTGACATTGGAGCAGCACTGAtacacaataaaatcaccagtgttaaattaacactgccagtgttagtttaacactggtgattttactgtgtgccaTGAGTGACGTCATAATGTAATTATAACCAAAAAACAACACTAATACAACAATACTGTGTCCACTTTAAAATGACAGCTGCTGCATCATCAGTCAGTTTTGTGGAATCACCATTCAGAGCAGTGTTAAATGAATTACTCTATTAAATTAGGTTGTTCAACACTAATCGTGCTGACACTAGAATGAAAGTATGTGCACttcctgcagtgttaatttaacactgtaaaATTGAAGTCTATTTTAAAAAGGCCAAGCACTTTTATCGTGTTAATGTCACAAtgactctctccctctctctctctctctctctctctctctctctctctctctctctctctctctctctctctctctctctctctcaatatttTCAATAACTCCCAAATGAGCCCTGCCCTGCAACTCATTCCTACACGTTCTTGCCGATGGGTGAAAAACATAAAAGCAACCACTGATGGACAAAACGGTTGAAGACACCTGTCTTTTAAACTTTGCCTGCATCCAACAGATGAAGCGTCTTACACTCGGTCCGTTTAACGCGATATTAATTCTGGCTCTGCGCGAGTTTCCGTTGTTTACGCACGCGTCATGGCGCACAGAGCCGTCTGTGATGGATCACTCACCCATGAGTTACGCCAAAATTAACATCGGCCTGCTGCATTGTCAACGTGAAAACGACCCTCGgccaaaatgacatgaatgaatttaCTTTGTCTTCGCTCCTCCCTTTTTTGGCGCAGGGGGAAATTGCATATCCATCTTTGGATGACAAGAATCAAGTTTTTCACTCCTGCGCCCGACCTCCGTCTGACACCAGAAAGAGCATTTCAGGCCGATCATAAAGGATCAGCGGGGTAACATTGATTTGTCTCTTTGGGTGTCGCTGAAGTAGGAGGTCGTAATTAATGTCATTTATCACTTGTTTGATTCCGTCGCCGCCTTTTACGCGCGGAGCTGCGAATACGCGAGCCGTTAACCAATGGGAGCGCAGGGGCCTTTGTGACCGAGAACAGGCACGTGGCTCACACCTGCAAGTTGGGGGGCGTGCGTGTGCGCGCGTATACACGTGCGACACGCTTTCAGGTGCAGGGGGCGGGGCGAGGGATTCAGATTTATGaaatttctgcctaaatgctcgccAATGCCTTTTATTTATCTTTAAAATGGATGAGCTGAACAACATTGCTGCAGGGGGAAAAAAGCACAAGCTGAAACCCAGGTCGTTCTGCCTCGCTGAATCGGTGTTTATTTCCTATAGATCTTCCATAATTCGTATAATGAGGCGCAAAGGCGCACACAATAGGGAGAACAATGGGGCGTTGCGCTCCCCGGTTTGCAGGAGATGGGCTTTTTGATTGGGCCGCGCGCACCATGAAAAACACAGTCGGGGATACAACCTCGTCTACAACCCCGGGTTTTATTTAGATTGATCTCAATCGGCCCAATAAGAATTTTGACCCGCGCTATTGTCTCGCTGACTTTCCTCGGGCTGTATTTCAAAGTCTTCTCAGCGCGCCCTTTGATTGGAGTGAATTGCAGCCACCCCCCCTCCGGGCTAAAGGCAGGGCACGCAAAAGAAACAATGCAACGCATGAAACGTAATATTAATCTCCCTGTGCTGAATGCGGACAAAGCGCTGTGGAAGGTGCGCGTCTATAAAGGTTATTGAGTGCTCACCCAGCTGCGCAATTTTCTCCCGTGTGCCCACTTTGGGGGGAAAAGGTCATATGAGGGCTTTCTATAGAAGCTTcctgcacattcacacacacgaTCACATGCGCACACGCACATAAACGCTTCTAATATAACCACTCCAAAAGCATTTAATATAAATAGATTCatctttattatttaaaaaagacTTACACAAAATATAtctgttgaaatttacatttaggcTACAGAAAAAGGAGAACAAGTGCATATACATCAGTTCATAGAAGTCTCCTCGCCTTCTACACTACGGTCTGGCACACACAGGTTGTAGCCTTGATACTGTTGTCCAGTGGCGCACACGCGCCAACACCGCCTCACCGAGAGCTGTCAGTCAGATGGCAGTGAATGTTGTTCAAGAGCATTGTTTACAAAAAAATAATGTCTTTATGGTGTTGGCTGTATGATACAAACGGGGAAATGTACACCATCAAAGCAGTCCACCGTGTCACGTTTTAATTGCACTTATTGGTTACGTCCACGTGTCAACGTGACACCGTGTCCAGCTCCATCCTTGTTGGCTTCAGTGCGCTCCGTGCAGCAAGaggctctccctccctccctttctcGCTATCTCTAtctccctccccccccccctctctctctctctctctctctctctctctgataacAGAGACACAACACATCAAGTCCACGCACCAGGAGCAGCACTGACGTGACGCCTTTGTACAGTCTGTGACATCAGCCGCTTTTACGCACAAACGCGCGCTGCGCAGTTTGGATGCTTGTCCCGCTCAGTACCTGTCAAACCAGGTCGTGAAGTCCAACAGCTCCTGTTCCTCGGAGCTCAGAGGCTCATATCCGCCCTCGTCGGATGAGTAGGTGGAGTGAGGCGACTCCGGGTCAGCGGAGTAGCTGTTGGACAGGGTCGGAGACGGCAACCCGCACTGGAAGGCAGCCGACACGGCGTCGTGTTCGTCCAGAAGTTGCTGTAAAGCCCTGATGTACTCAACCGCCGACCTCAAGGTCTCCACTTTGCTCATCTTCTTGTTGGCGGCGCCGTTGGGCACGTGCTGGCGCAGCGTCTGGAAGCCCATGTTGACCTGTTTGACCCGGTTCCGCTCTCTCTCGTTGCGCCGGGCCACGGCCACGGGCTGCTGCTGCGGGATGGAGTAGCTCAGGCCGTTGAAGCTCAGGCGGCGCTTGCAGCGCAGGAGCTCTGGTGAGCTGGAGCGCTGTCTCTTCAGCACTTTGGCGGCGGCGCTGGTGTTGGGATGCGCCACGGGGGGCGCGCAGTCCTGAGCGGCGGCGTTCAGGCTGATGCTTGCGCGTCTTTCTGTCAACGCGACAGTGAACGCGCTCTGAGTGGAACTGATGGCTGAGGATTCCATCTCTGGAGGGACGCAGAGGAGGGCGAGCAGGTGGCACGAGGACGCACAGGGGCTTGGCAGTGTACAGCTCTCGTGTCCTTCGCGTGGGGACCTTGTGGCTAAAACTCTAGTCCAAGTCTCTCTTGACTGCTTTCAGTCCACGAGCCGATCTGACCCAAACTTTGGCAGCACTCCTCTTTTTCAACAcgcgcccccctccccccaacccacctttttttttttttttttttttcttggagacGCACGCTTCGTGGCGAGGCCCCGCCCCGTCCCCGCTGTGAGCTCCCCCGGGCCAGGCGCGTGGCTCCGGGAGCTCAATAAACAATCCCAAGCTTTCAGTGCGCCCGGAGCACGCGCTGGGCTCATTTACATGCCAATGTCTCCAACTTGAAGGCCCATTGGTGGATTCAAACGGCCTGCAACCGAGCgaaaagaaagaaaggagaaaAAAGGAAAGGGGACGGaaaactgaaaggttttagttCTTTGAAATGTCTTTTGAATTTGACAATGTACCCATGGCAAGTCTTCAAATTATCAGTCTTCCCCCCGCTCGGCCATCTCTCTCCTCTCGCGCTTTACAACCACAAATACCAAGGAGGCTGTCTGCTGTATCCAGGCTGCAGCCTCAGTGTGCAAAATAAAGTGCATGCGTGTGTCTAAAGAGGAACAATTACACAGCTCGCGATTCGTTTCAAAGTTGATGTTTGCTGCATGCAAAAAAGTGCATACATCTATTATTCTTTTATTGGAGCTGCGCAGCGCACGAGTCACAAAAATCGCCAAAATCGATTTTAATTCCACTTCGACTTGAATGCAAAATAATTCTTATGACGGCATATTTAATTTTGGTACAGATTATTGCTGAGccgcaacacaaaactaataacacGTGTGACTCATTTCAGCACCACAACACAGTGGACAGCTGTGACGTCACCTCGCAGATTTGTGGATTTAAATCACACCACGGATTTTCCCCCAAAAGCAGTTttaatcagttttttttccaaaatgtggATTCTGCCCCCTGATAAACTCTTATAATTCACATAAAAGTGACAGTGAAGCAATTTGGACAAACATGTGAAGACTGTTCCCCTGGTAGGGAAGATAGAACACTGGCGGCCTCTGATGGTCAACAGTGGCAACTGCAGCGCGAACTTTACTCTGTAATTTAGGACTCCCTCCTCCGGACAAATAGCTCAgtattcaacaacaacaacaaaaacatcacagTGAAAACAAACCACTGTAAAGTGATCTACatgaattaaaatataaaacagaACATCAGTCATGGCACATAGTTATGAATTTAAATGAGGAATTGTGTCAGTTTGGCTGCACTTGTGTGCAGACTGACCTGTATCACAGACCAGACACACACTGTGGCTGGAAAAGAAGTGTCTTTTGACGGGTGAGCGAACCAACAAAAACACTTGTTTTAGGGTAATTTGAGAGTGCTTTTTCCAAAAAATACAGTTTTCTGGAGTGTAAAGTTGCACGTTAATTGCCTATCAATCAAAATATAATTAGCTCGTAATAAGCTGTCAACCAAATTATTCTTAAGGACCTGACATGCTGAAAATTAAGATTATTTTTCTAGGTAACTAATTATTTTATGTCACAGGCGCTATAAAGGCTGAAGAAATGTTTATTTATGGTTATCCGATTATTTTGGTGGGGTGAAGTTCATGGAAAATGATGAGTCTGCGGAGATATTGAGGAAAACCAATATACaactgttcatatatatatatatatacacacacacacacatatagacagactttGCATCTGTCAGTCAGTCTGTCCCTCTGACTGTTTCAGCATACTTTTCACTTCAACTGGAATACCAACATTACTTTACAGGTTTTAGCAACCTTCATGGACAAAATTCTGAATTAAACACTAAATCAAGATATTATCTAAGAAATTTTTTGTACAATATCATCCAGATTGAAAGTAGTCAGTTTTGGACAGAAATCCCATgcagatgaattttttttcaccATTGTGTTATTGCAATGATTCACctatttcctgcttcactgtcaaataaatttgGTTCAAGTGTCCCAGCACATAGTAACATTCAGAAAAGTGTACATCTCACTGTCATCTGAATCCGCTTCCCCGGTCACGTCAGCATTTTGTTCACCCATGTTTGTGCAGGGGACACACCGACAGAGCTCTGTGCCTCTCTATCCATGTTTCTGGCAAGAACATGCCCCTTTTGTGCAGCCTGTTTTCTTGCAAGCACACTGAACATGCTTCAAGAGAGAATCAGGAGCAAATGGTAATGTATTCCATATGGATAGCAAACAGTTGTTGGCAATGTGTCGTCCAAAACCAACTGGATCGGGACATTCCCCTGTTTATGTAAGACACCACAGATGAATTACACCTTGGTAGTTGACCCTTTTTGTAAGATTCAAAAGAGTATCTCTATTGGGGGGAGGAAGCATCATATCTAAAAATACTGTATTCCTGGCTTCATCAACAGATTCAATGTCACAAATActttttttacacattgtgaaGGTAATTTTCATGATGGTCCCATTCAGCACCGAGGGCCTGGAATAAGGTCTGATAGGTGTTTCTCATCATTATATTGAATGCTTTGACCTTTTCGTGCTCCTTTAAGGTAGTGGTGCTATCACATGCAGTAAAGCAGTGTAGACCAATGACGGCTTTGCACATGGATTCCTCCAGGTGTTTATTAATTAGGTTGACTACAACCAGCTGGAATTCGCTCCATGGGCCATGTAGGAAAAGTGAGCTTTAAAACATCACTATTTTCTTCTGGAACAACATGTATACAgtacttcaattcaattcaattcaattttatttatatagcgccaaatcacaacaaatagttgccccaaggcgctttatattgtaaggcaaggccatacaataattacgtaaaaaccccaaaggtcaaaacgaccccctgtgagcaagcacttggcgacagtgggaaggaaaaactcccttttaacaggaagaaacctccagcagaaccaggctcagggaggggcagtcttctgctgggactggttggggctgagggagagaaccaggaaaaagacatgctgtggaggggagcagagatcaatcactaatgattaaatgcagagtggtgcatacagagcaaaaagagaaagaaacactcagtgcattatgggaaccccccagcagtctaagtctatagcagcataactaagggatggttcagggtcacctgatccagccctaactataagctttagcaaaaaggaaagttttaagcctaatcttaaaagtagagagggtgtctgtctccctgatccgaattgggagctggttccacaggagaggagcctgaaagctgaaggctctgcctcccattctactcttacaaagcctgcagtctgagagcgaagcactctattggggtgatatggtactatgaggtccctaagataagaagggacctgattattcaaaaccttataagtaagaagaagaattttaaattctattctagaattaacaggaagccaatgaagagaggccaatatgggtgagatatgctctctccttctagtccccgtcagtactctagctgcagcattttgaattaactgaaggcttttcagggaacttttaggacaacctgataataatgaattacaatagtccagcctagaggaaataaatgcatgaattagtttttcagcatcaatctgagacaagacctttctaattttagagatattgcgtaaatgcaaaaaagcagtcttacatatttgtttaatatgcactttgaatgacatatcctgatcaaaaatgactccaagatttctcacagtattactagaggtcagggtaatgccatccagagtaaggatctggttagacaccatgtttctaagatttgtggggccaaatacaataacttcagttttatctgagtttaaaagcaggaaattagaggtcatccatgtccttatgtctgtaagacaattctgcagtttagctaattggtgtgtgtcctctggcttcatggatagataaagctgggtatcatctgcgtaacaatgaaaatttaagcaatgccgtctaataatactgcctaagggaagcatgtataaagtgaataaaattggtcctagcacagaaccttgtggaactccataattaaccttagtctgtgaagaagattccccatttacatgaacaaattgtaatctattagataaatatgattcaaaccaccgcagcgcagtgcctttaatacctatggcatgctctaatctctgtaataatattttatggtcaacagtatcaaaagcagcactgaggtctaacagaacaagcacagagattagtccactgtccgaggccataagaagatcatttgtaaccttcactaatgctgtttctgtactatgatgaattctaaaacatgactgaaactcttcaaatagaccattcctctgcagatgatcagttaactgttttacaactaccctttcaagaatttttgagagaaaaggaaggttggagattggcctataattagctaagatagctgggtcaagtgatggctttttaagtaatggtttaattactgccaccttaaaacgtCAAGACATATGAGACTGTAACAACCTCTCTGATTGGCTGACCAGTGAGAGGAGACCCATACTGAGCAAAATAGCAATGAAACAACAAATTTGATTAGATGGCTAGCTGCACATAAGCCATCTAGTTCGCAGGTACCAAACTGCACAGGATGCAGTGTAAAGatcaactttaaaatcagttttataATTAAACAGAAaacttattttttacagaaaatgTGTTTTAATACTACAATATATGTGATCTTTAAGATGTAATCAGAAATTGGTTTGGTGAGTCGTCAAATGAAAGTTCATCTTTTCAGACCTTGTCCCATGGCCTATCAGTGTGGCACAGCTGGACACTGTAGACTGTGAGTGATGAATGTTG comes from the Thalassophryne amazonica chromosome 8, fThaAma1.1, whole genome shotgun sequence genome and includes:
- the ascl1b gene encoding achaete-scute homolog 1b, giving the protein MESSAISSTQSAFTVALTERRASISLNAAAQDCAPPVAHPNTSAAAKVLKRQRSSSPELLRCKRRLSFNGLSYSIPQQQPVAVARRNERERNRVKQVNMGFQTLRQHVPNGAANKKMSKVETLRSAVEYIRALQQLLDEHDAVSAAFQCGLPSPTLSNSYSADPESPHSTYSSDEGGYEPLSSEEQELLDFTTWFDRY